From Microbacterium sp. LWH11-1.2, one genomic window encodes:
- a CDS encoding XRE family transcriptional regulator, producing the protein MKTPADDFNAAVGSQLRAEIAAARSSIAAMARDIGIARSALDNYVTGKRSIPIPVVYQVCAVVGLEPHVLLDRAEDRLRADDAPAARISVLRRRPDVPGPRHDQREVAFDSGLRHGADTDDLYE; encoded by the coding sequence GTGAAGACACCTGCAGACGACTTCAACGCAGCGGTGGGCAGCCAGCTCCGCGCCGAGATCGCGGCGGCGCGAAGCAGCATCGCCGCCATGGCGCGTGACATCGGCATCGCGCGGAGCGCCCTGGACAACTACGTCACCGGCAAACGATCGATCCCCATCCCCGTCGTCTACCAGGTGTGCGCGGTGGTCGGCCTCGAGCCCCACGTGCTCCTCGACCGTGCCGAGGATCGTCTGCGCGCTGACGACGCCCCCGCCGCGCGCATCAGCGTTCTGCGCCGCCGACCCGATGTCCCAGGCCCGCGCCATGATCAGAGGGAAGTCGCATTCGATTCCGGCCTCCGCCACGGCGCCGACACCGACGATCTCTACGAATAG
- a CDS encoding aldo/keto reductase, whose translation MKTVPFGSATAPAVVAGMMRIDDKDDAHIRDLYAAARDSGIDFFDHADIYGGSMHHCESRFADALRLTASERDEIVLQTKCGIVPKQGMFDFSYEHIVAQVEGSLAALRTDRIDVLLLHRPDALVEPDEVARAFDELEADGKVRAFGVSNHTPRQIDLLRTAVRQPLIANQLQLSITHAPIIAQPIAMNMAGEEQSVVRDGGGIVEYCRINGITIQAWSPFQGGFFTGVFLGNPEYAELNTVIDRLAASYGVTPIAIATAWITRHPAHMQVVLGTTTPQRVRDAAAGADVELTRAEWYELFRAAGHLLP comes from the coding sequence ATGAAGACAGTGCCGTTCGGATCCGCCACCGCCCCCGCCGTCGTCGCCGGAATGATGCGCATCGACGACAAGGACGACGCGCACATCCGCGATCTCTACGCCGCCGCACGCGATTCCGGAATCGACTTCTTCGATCACGCCGACATCTACGGCGGGAGCATGCATCACTGCGAGTCGCGGTTCGCCGACGCTCTGCGGCTCACCGCCTCCGAGCGCGACGAGATCGTGCTGCAGACCAAGTGCGGCATCGTGCCGAAGCAGGGAATGTTCGACTTCTCCTACGAGCACATCGTCGCTCAGGTCGAGGGGTCGCTCGCCGCCCTGCGCACCGACCGGATCGACGTGCTCCTGCTCCACCGCCCCGACGCGCTCGTGGAGCCCGACGAGGTCGCCCGGGCGTTCGATGAGCTCGAGGCCGACGGCAAGGTGCGGGCGTTCGGAGTGTCGAACCACACGCCGAGGCAGATCGACCTGCTGCGCACGGCCGTGCGTCAGCCGCTGATCGCGAACCAGCTGCAGTTGTCGATCACCCACGCGCCGATCATCGCGCAGCCCATCGCGATGAACATGGCGGGCGAGGAGCAGAGCGTCGTCCGCGACGGCGGGGGCATCGTCGAGTACTGCCGCATCAACGGCATCACGATCCAGGCCTGGTCGCCGTTCCAGGGCGGCTTCTTCACCGGGGTCTTCCTCGGCAACCCGGAGTACGCCGAACTCAACACGGTGATCGATCGACTCGCCGCGTCCTACGGCGTCACCCCGATCGCCATCGCGACCGCGTGGATCACCCGGCACCCCGCGCACATGCAGGTCGTGCTCGGCACGACCACGCCGCAGCGCGTGCGCGATGCCGCGGCCGGCGCCGACGTCGAGCTCACGCGCGCCGAGTGGTACGAACTGTTCCGCGCCGCGGGCCACCTGCTCCCGTAG